A single window of Chloroflexota bacterium DNA harbors:
- a CDS encoding Na+/H+ antiporter subunit E: protein MRFLITAVVAYLLYLILTIGSGNLLLWNRAELIIGAIFALAVAALVKNRYLKKSLRMLNPARWFIWLIYLFPFFFAMAQANIDVAYRVLTGRINPGIVKISPNLKNDMALTILANSITLTPGTLSVDVDEETNDLYVHWINVQPDVLKEMPRDYHPICNNFPDWARRIAG, encoded by the coding sequence ATGAGATTTTTAATAACAGCGGTTGTTGCCTATTTACTGTACCTAATTCTAACTATCGGTTCCGGCAATTTACTTCTTTGGAATAGAGCAGAGTTAATCATCGGGGCAATCTTTGCCCTGGCGGTTGCCGCTCTGGTCAAGAACAGATACCTCAAGAAAAGCCTGCGCATGCTCAATCCAGCCAGGTGGTTTATCTGGCTCATTTATCTGTTCCCCTTTTTCTTTGCCATGGCGCAGGCAAATATTGACGTTGCCTATCGTGTTCTCACCGGCAGGATAAATCCGGGCATCGTGAAAATCTCCCCCAATTTGAAAAACGACATGGCGCTCACCATCCTGGCCAATTCCATCACCCTGACGCCGGGGACTTTGAGCGTTGACGTGGACGAGGAAACCAACGACCTGTACGTGCACTGGATAAACGTGCAACCCGATGTACTCAAGGAGATGCCCAGAGACTACCATCCGATTTGTAACAATTTCCCCGACTGGGCAAGGAGGATAGCGGGATAA
- a CDS encoding cation:proton antiporter (subunit F of antiporter complex involved in resistance to high concentrations of Na+, K+, Li+ and/or alkali; in S. meliloti it is known to be involved specifically with K+ transport), producing the protein MWLPVTIVVAVCVLVCVARVFIGPGAPTRLVAFDTTNTLVVALLVVLAIMFNQVVFVDVAIVYAVLSFIMTLYMARFIEGKKF; encoded by the coding sequence ATGTGGCTTCCGGTAACAATCGTGGTGGCAGTCTGCGTTCTAGTGTGCGTTGCCAGGGTATTCATCGGGCCGGGAGCGCCAACCCGCCTTGTTGCCTTTGACACCACCAATACGCTGGTTGTTGCCCTTCTGGTGGTCCTGGCAATAATGTTCAATCAGGTCGTCTTTGTTGATGTCGCCATTGTCTATGCGGTGCTCTCGTTTATAATGACGCTTTACATGGCCAGATTCATCGAAGGAAAGAAGTTTTAA
- the mnhG gene encoding monovalent cation/H(+) antiporter subunit G, which translates to MGALNVITYIFIVIGLFFNVVGVFGLHRFPDVYTRLHAATKCTTFGSIFLILAVIVQSAGIWAMEGTYSSQSILSIHAVIALVILLVTNATGAHAIARAAHRSGEKPARAVVDDLEGKEIND; encoded by the coding sequence ATGGGTGCATTGAATGTAATAACCTATATATTTATTGTGATTGGCCTGTTCTTTAACGTGGTCGGTGTCTTCGGGCTGCACCGATTTCCCGACGTGTACACCAGACTGCACGCCGCCACGAAGTGCACCACATTTGGCTCGATATTCCTTATTCTGGCTGTTATCGTACAGTCAGCCGGCATCTGGGCAATGGAAGGAACTTACTCATCCCAGTCCATTCTCTCCATACACGCCGTAATTGCGCTTGTTATTCTGCTCGTTACCAACGCGACGGGTGCGCATGCGATTGCTCGGGCAGCGCATCGCAGCGGCGAAAAGCCCGCCAGAGCCGTTGTTGATGACCTTGAAGGGAAGGAAATTAATGATTGA
- a CDS encoding DUF4040 domain-containing protein, whose translation MIEAAVLHIITPLAIVICAIFVAIFRDLLYATIALAMMSLLMAVEFYLLRAPDVAIAEAGIGAAVTTAIFIIAIRATKRME comes from the coding sequence ATGATTGAAGCCGCCGTCCTGCATATCATAACGCCGCTGGCCATAGTTATCTGCGCCATATTTGTGGCCATATTCCGGGACCTTCTGTATGCCACAATAGCACTGGCGATGATGAGTCTTCTCATGGCAGTAGAGTTTTATCTGCTGCGTGCCCCTGACGTGGCTATTGCTGAAGCTGGCATTGGCGCGGCGGTAACGACGGCTATCTTTATTATTGCCA